Proteins from one Setaria italica strain Yugu1 chromosome V, Setaria_italica_v2.0, whole genome shotgun sequence genomic window:
- the LOC101780018 gene encoding transmembrane protein 33 homolog — MSACTEYGQLERRTREFAAGHWPQLPPPELSGTRERMGEASSSSWPSRGAAATATAAAYDYERDPRWAEYRASSAVPTHLFTDPYVRAHLQHKFYRRFVNPDFPVEGMSSTTSTQPSPSSGGASTSAGENARPPDLGTNSAGPARSRLSLQLDQRSLHFSVNAWVLIVALIGIFPLAPRSLQYKGYRLSLLGTTCTTGYALFPLYRLPRAGNLQAVQAWCHHVTSSKDFIPFMYCLMFVTSKLHLKLVLVPVICWALEHVARFLRRHFTSSSLYRTYLEQPCTWVEANTTAVHFLRSNAEILLGFLLIISLFSRQRNAMQTFMYWQLLKLMYHSPFTAAYHRAIWLKIGRTINPYIHRYTPFLHDPINAGMRWWFR; from the exons ATGTCTGCCTGCACAGAATATGGGCAGCTCGAGCGGCGCACACGAGAATTTGCCGCAGGCCACTGGCCACAGCTCCCTCCCCCTGAGCTGTCCGGGACTCGGGAGCGAATGGGCGAGGCGTCTTCCTCGTCCTGGCCATccaggggcgcggcggcgacggcgacggcagcggcatACGACTACGAGCGCGACCCGCGGTGGGCGGAGTaccgggcgagctccgccgtgCCGACGCACCTCTTCACCGACCCCTACGTCCGCGCCCACCTCCAGCACAAGTTCTACCGCCGCTTCGTC AATCCTGATTTCCCTGTTGAAGGAATGTCCTCAACCACCTCTACCCAGCCCTCACCATCTTCAGGTGGTGCATCTACTTCAGCTGGTGAAAATGCAAGGCCTCCTGATTTAG GCACTAATTCTGCTGGACCGGCACGAAGCAGACTGTCATTACAGTTAGACCAGCGGTCCTTACATTTTTCTGTCAATGCTTGG gtCCTTATTGTTGCCTTGATTGGCATCTTTCCATTGGCACCACGATCTCTTCAGTACAAGGGATACAGGTTGTCACTTCTTGGCACAACATGTACAACAGGCTATGCTTTGTTTCCTCTTTACAGG CTACCCCGAGCAGGGAACTTGCAGGCTGTTCAGGCATGGTGTCACCATGTAACTTCGTCAAAGGATTTTATACCATTCATGTACTGCCTTATGTTTGTTACATCTAAACTGCATTTGAAGC ttgttttggtacCTGTAATTTGTTGGGCACTTGAACATGTTGCCAGATTTCTACGGCGCCATTTTACTAGTTCATCTTTATACAG GACATACTTGGAGCAGCCTTGTACATGGGTTGAGGCGAACACAACTGCAGTCCACTTTCTACGTTCAAATGCAGAGATTTTGTTAGGCTTTCTTTTGATCATATCTCTGTTCTC GCGACAACGAAATGCTATGCAAACATTCATGTATTGGCAG TTGCTGAAGCTCATGTACCATTCTCCCTTCACTGCTGCTTACCATAGAGCTATCTGGCTTAAAATTGGCCGGACAATTAACCCCTACATCCACCGGTACACCCCGTTCCTTCATGATCCGATAAATGCTGGCATGAGATGGTGGTTCAGGTAG
- the LOC101780707 gene encoding AAA-ATPase At3g50940 isoform X1: protein MASPANGALERCKSAITAATSVVAAAMLLRRLVADVLPAGARPLVGTLLLLPPPSARRHAVVIEEFDGAFYNRVFLAARAYVSTLLAAARAGAPAVVKASLPRGAGAEQITLAMRPGTAVVDVFRGAELKWRLSGGRGTGRRRADGGGAGEAFRLSFDGRHKDLVLGAYLPFVMARVEAMAREQRQAKLYSNEWGKWRPVRLRNASTFATLAMDAALRQDVVGDLDMFLGRREYYGRTGRAWKRGYLIHGPPGTGKSSLVAAISNHLHFDVYDLDLGAVRSNTELRKLLIRMKNRSILLVEDVDCALAAAPRRREADGGFDGNIPSSKHHKVTLSGLLNMVDGLWSCSGHERILIFTTNHMDRLDPALLRPGRMDKHIHMGYCGFGAFKELAATYHGVVDDGHPLFPEVEALLREVDAAPAEIAERMLATDDADAALEAAAKLLRDRKAGVEEDGGGYVKQKLHVGPRRPRPRPVPVPGRGASAASARRVVFDEEIGPVRFSL, encoded by the exons ATGGCATCCCCGGCGAACGGAGCGCTGGAACGGTGCAAGAGCGCCATCACGGCCGCCACGTCCGTGGTGGCCGCGGCCATGCTGctgcgccgcctcgtcgccgacgtcctcccggccggcgcgcggccCCTGGTCGGcacgctgctcctcctcccgccgccctccgcccggCGCCACGCCGTGGTGATCGAGGAGTTCGACGGCGCCTTCTACAACCGCGTCTTCCTCGCGGCCAGGGCGTACGTCTCCacgctcctcgccgcggcgcgggccggTGCGCCGGCCGTGGTCAAGGCCAGCCtgccgcgcggcgccggcgcggagcaGATCACGCTCGCCATGCGCCCCGGCACGGCCGTCGTCGACGTGTTCCGCGGGGCGGAGCTGAAGTGGCGTCtcagcggcggccgcggcaccgggcggcgacgggcggacggcggcggcgcgggcgaggcgttCAGGCTCAGCTTCGACGGGCGGCACAAGGACCTGGTGCTCGGCGCCTACCTGCCGTTCGTCATGGCCCGCGTCGAGGCCATGGCGCGGGAGCAGAGGCAGGCCAAGCTCTACAGCAACGAGTGGGGCAAGTGGCGGCCCGTGAGGCTCCGCAACGCCTCCACGTTCGCGACGCTGGCCATGGACGCCGCGCTGCGGCAGGACGTGGTGGGCGACCTGGACATGTTCCTGGGCCGGAGGGAGTACTACGGGCGCACGGGGCGGGCGTGGAAGAGGGGCTACCTCATCCACGGGCCACCCGGCACCGGCAAGTCCAGCCTCGTCGCCGCGATCTCCAACCATCTCCACTTCGACGTGTACGACCTCGACCTCGGCGCCGTCCGGTCCAACACCGAGCTCAGGAAGCTGCTGATCCGGATGAAGAACAGGTCCATACTGCTGGTCGAGGATGTCGACTGcgcgttggcggcggcgccgaggaggagggaagctgacGGAGGCTTCGATGGGAACATCCCATCTTCCAAGCATCACAAG GTCACCCTGTCCGGGCTGCTCAACATGGTGGACGGTCTCTGGTCTTGCAGCGGGCACGAGCGCATCCTCATCTTCACCACCAACCACATGGACCGGCTCGACCCCGCGCTGCTCCGGCCGGGCCGGATGGACAAGCACATCCACATGGGCTACTGCGGCTTCGGCGCCTTCAAGGAGCTCGCGGCCACGTACCACGGCGTCGTCGACGACGGCCACCCCCTGTTCCCGGAGGTCGAGGCGCTGCTGCGGGAGGTGGACGCGGCGCCCGCGGAGATCGCGGAGAGGATGCTGGCCAcggacgacgccgacgccgcgctcgAGGCTGCCGCGAAGCTGCTGAGGGACCGGAAGGCCGGGgtcgaggaggacggcggcgggtaCGTCAAGCAGAAGCTGCACGTCGGGCCGAGGCGGCCCCGCCCGCGGCCGGTGCCGGTGCCTGGGCGAGGCGCGAGTGCCGCGAGCGCGAGGCGGGTGGTGTTTGACGAGGAGatcgggcctgttcgcttcagcttataa
- the LOC101780707 gene encoding AAA-ATPase At5g17750 isoform X2, giving the protein MASPANGALERCKSAITAATSVVAAAMLLRRLVADVLPAGARPLVGTLLLLPPPSARRHAVVIEEFDGAFYNRVFLAARAYVSTLLAAARAGAPAVVKASLPRGAGAEQITLAMRPGTAVVDVFRGAELKWRLSGGRGTGRRRADGGGAGEAFRLSFDGRHKDLVLGAYLPFVMARVEAMAREQRQAKLYSNEWGKWRPVRLRNASTFATLAMDAALRQDVVGDLDMFLGRREYYGRTGRAWKRGYLIHGPPGTGKSSLVAAISNHLHFDVYDLDLGAVRSNTELRKLLIRMKNRSILLVEDVDCALAAAPRRREADGGFDGNIPSSKHHKRARAHPHLHHQPHGPARPRAAPAGPDGQAHPHGLLRLRRLQGARGHVPRRRRRRPPPVPGGRGAAAGGGRGARGDRGEDAGHGRRRRRARGCREAAEGPEGRGRGGRRRVRQAEAARRAEAAPPAAGAGAWARRECREREAGGV; this is encoded by the exons ATGGCATCCCCGGCGAACGGAGCGCTGGAACGGTGCAAGAGCGCCATCACGGCCGCCACGTCCGTGGTGGCCGCGGCCATGCTGctgcgccgcctcgtcgccgacgtcctcccggccggcgcgcggccCCTGGTCGGcacgctgctcctcctcccgccgccctccgcccggCGCCACGCCGTGGTGATCGAGGAGTTCGACGGCGCCTTCTACAACCGCGTCTTCCTCGCGGCCAGGGCGTACGTCTCCacgctcctcgccgcggcgcgggccggTGCGCCGGCCGTGGTCAAGGCCAGCCtgccgcgcggcgccggcgcggagcaGATCACGCTCGCCATGCGCCCCGGCACGGCCGTCGTCGACGTGTTCCGCGGGGCGGAGCTGAAGTGGCGTCtcagcggcggccgcggcaccgggcggcgacgggcggacggcggcggcgcgggcgaggcgttCAGGCTCAGCTTCGACGGGCGGCACAAGGACCTGGTGCTCGGCGCCTACCTGCCGTTCGTCATGGCCCGCGTCGAGGCCATGGCGCGGGAGCAGAGGCAGGCCAAGCTCTACAGCAACGAGTGGGGCAAGTGGCGGCCCGTGAGGCTCCGCAACGCCTCCACGTTCGCGACGCTGGCCATGGACGCCGCGCTGCGGCAGGACGTGGTGGGCGACCTGGACATGTTCCTGGGCCGGAGGGAGTACTACGGGCGCACGGGGCGGGCGTGGAAGAGGGGCTACCTCATCCACGGGCCACCCGGCACCGGCAAGTCCAGCCTCGTCGCCGCGATCTCCAACCATCTCCACTTCGACGTGTACGACCTCGACCTCGGCGCCGTCCGGTCCAACACCGAGCTCAGGAAGCTGCTGATCCGGATGAAGAACAGGTCCATACTGCTGGTCGAGGATGTCGACTGcgcgttggcggcggcgccgaggaggagggaagctgacGGAGGCTTCGATGGGAACATCCCATCTTCCAAGCATCACAAG CGGGCACGAGCGCATCCTCATCTTCACCACCAACCACATGGACCGGCTCGACCCCGCGCTGCTCCGGCCGGGCCGGATGGACAAGCACATCCACATGGGCTACTGCGGCTTCGGCGCCTTCAAGGAGCTCGCGGCCACGTACCACGGCGTCGTCGACGACGGCCACCCCCTGTTCCCGGAGGTCGAGGCGCTGCTGCGGGAGGTGGACGCGGCGCCCGCGGAGATCGCGGAGAGGATGCTGGCCAcggacgacgccgacgccgcgctcgAGGCTGCCGCGAAGCTGCTGAGGGACCGGAAGGCCGGGgtcgaggaggacggcggcgggtaCGTCAAGCAGAAGCTGCACGTCGGGCCGAGGCGGCCCCGCCCGCGGCCGGTGCCGGTGCCTGGGCGAGGCGCGAGTGCCGCGAGCGCGAGGCGGGTGGTGTTTGA